A single genomic interval of bacterium harbors:
- a CDS encoding putative hydro-lyase: MSTRVEAPRNIEPPELRARIRRGEWRRPTAGLAAGYAQANLVVLPREAAYDFLVFCQRNPKPCPLLEVTDPGNPEPVTTAPGADLRVDLPRYRIYRRDRPVAEEDDVRSYWRDDLVAFLLGCSFTFETAMQHAGIPVRHVECGRNVPMYVTSTLCRPAGALHGPMVVSMRPLPAAQIPRAVLVTGRYTRAHGAPVHIGDPAAIGIKDLGRPDYGEPPVIEPGEVPVFWACGVTPQAMAAAAGVEFMITHAPGHMFVTDLRDEDLAAG, translated from the coding sequence GTGAGCACGCGCGTCGAGGCGCCGCGGAACATCGAGCCGCCGGAGCTTCGCGCGCGCATCCGCCGCGGCGAATGGCGGCGGCCGACGGCGGGGCTCGCCGCCGGCTACGCGCAGGCCAATCTCGTCGTGCTGCCCCGCGAGGCGGCCTACGACTTCCTCGTCTTTTGCCAGCGCAACCCGAAGCCGTGCCCGTTGCTCGAGGTCACCGATCCGGGCAACCCGGAGCCCGTGACCACGGCGCCGGGCGCCGACCTCCGGGTCGACCTGCCGAGATATCGGATCTACCGCCGCGACCGGCCGGTCGCGGAAGAGGACGACGTCCGATCGTACTGGCGCGACGATCTCGTGGCGTTTCTGCTCGGCTGCTCCTTTACGTTCGAGACCGCGATGCAGCACGCGGGCATCCCGGTCCGGCACGTCGAATGCGGCCGGAACGTTCCGATGTATGTCACGTCGACGCTCTGCCGGCCTGCGGGCGCGCTGCACGGCCCGATGGTCGTCTCGATGCGCCCGCTGCCCGCGGCGCAGATCCCGCGCGCCGTGCTGGTAACCGGGCGGTACACACGGGCGCACGGGGCGCCGGTGCACATCGGCGACCCCGCGGCGATCGGCATCAAGGACCTCGGCCGGCCCGACTACGGCGAGCCGCCGGTGATCGAGCCCGGCGAGGTGCCGGTGTTCTGGGCCTGCGGCGTGACCCCGCAGGCGATGGCGGCGGCGGCGGGCGTCGAGTTCATGATCACGCACGCGCCGGGCCACATGTTCGTGACGGACCTGCGCGACGAGGACCTCGCTGCCGGATAG
- a CDS encoding alpha/beta fold hydrolase codes for MPFASVHGVRLYYEVTGQGTPLVFVHEFAGDCRSWDPQVACFARRYKVITYNARGYPPSDVPETLDAYSQDIAVDDLRAVVEQAAGGPAHVCGLSMGGYATLHFGLRDPDLARSLVVAGCGYGSDDPEVFRREADALGARIQRDGMTAVAPLYAEGPMRVQFQRKDPHGWRAFADALARHSSTGSSLTLRGVQGRRPAVYALKDRLARLAVPTLIVTGDEDEPCLGPGVFMKRQITTAGLLVVPNTGHVVNLEEPAAFNAAVLEFLTLAESGRWPSRDARSLGRSAMIPDER; via the coding sequence ATGCCCTTCGCATCGGTCCACGGGGTACGGCTCTACTACGAGGTCACCGGGCAGGGCACGCCGCTCGTCTTCGTCCACGAGTTCGCCGGCGACTGCCGCAGCTGGGATCCCCAAGTTGCGTGCTTTGCCCGCCGGTACAAGGTGATCACGTACAACGCGCGCGGCTATCCGCCGTCGGATGTGCCGGAAACCCTCGACGCGTACTCGCAGGACATCGCCGTCGACGACCTGCGCGCCGTCGTCGAGCAGGCCGCGGGCGGACCGGCGCACGTCTGCGGCCTCTCGATGGGCGGCTACGCGACCCTCCACTTCGGCCTGCGCGATCCCGACCTCGCGCGCTCGCTCGTGGTCGCCGGGTGCGGTTACGGGTCGGACGATCCGGAGGTCTTCCGGCGGGAGGCGGACGCCCTCGGCGCGCGCATCCAGCGCGACGGGATGACGGCGGTGGCGCCGCTGTACGCGGAGGGCCCGATGCGCGTCCAGTTCCAGCGCAAGGACCCGCACGGATGGCGGGCCTTCGCCGACGCGCTCGCGCGGCACTCGTCCACCGGCAGCTCGCTCACCCTGCGCGGCGTACAGGGCCGGCGGCCCGCGGTCTATGCGTTGAAGGACCGCCTGGCGCGCCTGGCGGTGCCCACGCTGATCGTGACCGGTGATGAGGATGAGCCGTGTCTCGGGCCGGGCGTGTTCATGAAACGGCAGATCACGACGGCCGGCCTGCTCGTCGTGCCGAACACCGGCCACGTCGTGAACCTGGAAGAGCCGGCCGCGTTCAACGCGGCGGTGCTGGAGTTCTTGACGCTCGCGGAGTCAGGCCGGTGGCCGTCGCGCGACGCGCGGTCGCTCGGCCGCTCCGCGATGATCCCAGACGAGCGGTAG
- a CDS encoding hydrolase gives MVLEGDLDAPAAGRGVVLFAHGSGSSRFSPRNRAVAAVLRRSGVGTLLIDLLTRDEEAADERIAQLRFDIGVLARRLGGIVEWLAGRPEARDGIGLFGASTGAAAAATAAAAHPDVVAAVVSRGGRIDLAGPGVLERLRAPTLLIVGERDAPVLDLNAAALGRIPAVRALAIVPGASHLFEESGTLEEVVRLAAMWFGRYLGGRAPEPTG, from the coding sequence GTGGTTTTGGAGGGCGATCTCGACGCCCCGGCCGCCGGCCGGGGCGTCGTCCTCTTCGCCCACGGCAGCGGCAGCAGCCGCTTCAGCCCCCGCAACCGCGCCGTCGCCGCCGTCCTCCGGCGGTCGGGCGTCGGCACCCTGCTCATTGACCTCCTCACGAGGGACGAGGAGGCGGCGGACGAGCGGATCGCGCAGCTGCGCTTCGACATCGGCGTGCTCGCGCGGCGCCTCGGCGGCATCGTCGAGTGGCTGGCGGGCCGGCCGGAGGCGCGGGATGGGATCGGGCTCTTCGGCGCGAGCACAGGCGCCGCGGCCGCGGCGACCGCGGCGGCGGCACATCCGGACGTGGTGGCCGCGGTCGTGTCCCGCGGCGGCCGGATCGACCTCGCCGGGCCCGGCGTTCTCGAGCGGCTGCGGGCGCCGACGCTTCTGATCGTGGGCGAACGCGACGCCCCGGTGCTGGACCTGAACGCGGCGGCGCTCGGGCGCATCCCCGCGGTGCGGGCCCTGGCGATCGTCCCGGGCGCCTCGCACCTCTTCGAAGAATCCGGGACCCTCGAGGAGGTCGTGCGTCTCGCCGCGATGTGGTTCGGACGGTATCTCGGCGGAAGGGCTCCCGAGCCGACGGGTTGA
- a CDS encoding MBL fold metallo-hydrolase: MIIAGFPVGSVGANCYIFGDDATREVFVIDPGDEAERILAELRRLDARPVAIVNTHGHFDHVMAVDEVRRATHVPFWIHEGERPVLESGPSRAKVLFGIDLPPSPVPDRWIAEGDVLSVGGLRLTVRHTPGHSPGGVCLVGDGLVFTGDTLFAGSVGRTDLPGANQDALFASIARVLLPLPDETVCYPGHGPETTIGEEKRGNPFIVPLVRSRGGGAR; this comes from the coding sequence ATGATCATCGCGGGGTTTCCCGTCGGCTCGGTCGGCGCAAATTGCTACATCTTCGGGGACGACGCGACCCGCGAGGTCTTCGTTATCGATCCGGGCGACGAGGCGGAGCGCATCCTCGCGGAGCTGCGCCGCCTGGACGCGCGGCCCGTAGCGATCGTGAACACGCACGGGCACTTCGACCACGTCATGGCGGTCGACGAGGTGCGGCGGGCGACGCACGTGCCGTTCTGGATCCACGAGGGGGAGCGGCCGGTACTGGAGAGCGGGCCGAGCCGGGCGAAAGTGCTGTTTGGAATCGACCTTCCGCCCTCGCCTGTCCCCGACCGCTGGATCGCCGAAGGTGACGTGCTGTCCGTCGGCGGCCTCCGGCTGACCGTGCGGCACACGCCGGGGCACAGCCCGGGTGGCGTCTGTCTTGTCGGCGACGGCCTCGTCTTCACCGGCGACACGCTTTTCGCGGGCAGTGTGGGCCGCACCGACTTGCCCGGGGCCAACCAGGACGCGCTGTTCGCGTCGATCGCGCGCGTGCTGCTGCCGCTGCCCGACGAGACGGTGTGTTATCCCGGCCACGGACCGGAGACGACGATCGGCGAAGAGAAAAGGGGCAACCCGTTCATCGTCCCGCTCGTGCGTTCTCGCGGCGGAGGCGCGCGGTGA
- a CDS encoding type 1 glutamine amidotransferase domain-containing protein, whose translation MELTGKRVAVLAENYYENLELWYPVMRFREAGATVTIVGPKAGELYKSKEGFPAKADISMDDAKASDFDAVIVPGGYAPDHMRRHQPMLKLVREAFQQGKIVASICHAGWVPISAGIVKGKTMTCVSAIKDDIINAGATYVDKEVVVDGNLISSRTPPDLPAFCREIIKALSLAEVGARA comes from the coding sequence CGAGTTGTGGTACCCGGTGATGCGTTTCCGCGAGGCCGGGGCGACCGTGACGATCGTCGGCCCGAAGGCCGGCGAGCTGTACAAGAGCAAGGAAGGGTTCCCCGCGAAGGCCGACATCTCCATGGACGACGCGAAAGCGTCCGACTTCGATGCGGTCATCGTCCCCGGCGGCTACGCGCCCGACCACATGCGCCGCCACCAGCCGATGCTGAAGCTCGTCCGCGAGGCGTTTCAGCAGGGGAAGATCGTCGCGTCGATCTGCCACGCCGGTTGGGTGCCGATCTCGGCGGGCATCGTGAAGGGCAAGACTATGACCTGCGTCAGCGCGATCAAGGATGACATCATCAACGCCGGCGCGACCTACGTCGACAAGGAAGTTGTCGTCGACGGCAACCTGATCTCGTCGCGGACGCCGCCGGATCTGCCGGCGTTCTGCCGGGAGATCATCAAAGCGCTGAGTCTTGCCGAAGTCGGCGCGCGGGCGTAG